The Rhizobium leguminosarum genome includes a region encoding these proteins:
- the arsK gene encoding arsenite efflux MFS transporter ArsK, with protein sequence MTIASTERPPIAAIAALGLTQIIGYGSLYYSFSILAPDMARDLGWSSEWIFGALSAALLIGGLAAPLMGTWIDRFGAGRIMTGGSAIAAAALVACAFAPGKIAFVAALIGIEIASNLVQYGAAFALLVQIRPQVAQRSITYLTLIAGFASTIFWPITTALHAHLSWQNVYLIFAALNLVVCLPLHAWLSRGVSQTRRRTGEEAAKRVEPSLPPSARRPAFILMVTGFALESFVNSALLVHMVPVMSALGLGAMAVVVGTLFGPSQVLSRLINMVFGESLSQVMLAIICAILLPTALVILIATAPSVPGALVFAVVFGLGSGLNSIVYGTLPLALFGSDGYGRRQGQIMSVRLVVSSMAPFALAFLMGNLGVSWSLSIAALLSTVAVAAFFAIMRLTRPVARLETVPNPREA encoded by the coding sequence ATGACCATCGCCAGCACCGAACGACCGCCGATAGCGGCCATCGCCGCGCTCGGGCTGACGCAGATCATCGGTTATGGATCGCTCTATTACAGCTTCAGCATCCTCGCCCCCGACATGGCCCGTGATCTGGGCTGGTCATCGGAATGGATCTTCGGCGCGCTCTCCGCGGCCCTTCTGATCGGCGGTCTGGCCGCACCTCTCATGGGCACGTGGATCGATCGCTTCGGCGCAGGCAGGATCATGACAGGGGGTTCGGCGATTGCCGCCGCCGCCCTCGTCGCCTGCGCCTTTGCGCCGGGAAAGATCGCTTTCGTCGCGGCATTGATCGGCATCGAGATCGCCTCGAACCTGGTGCAATATGGCGCAGCCTTCGCCCTGCTGGTGCAGATCAGGCCGCAGGTCGCCCAGCGCAGCATCACTTATCTGACCCTGATCGCCGGCTTCGCCTCAACCATCTTCTGGCCGATCACCACCGCGCTGCATGCGCATCTCTCATGGCAGAACGTCTATCTGATCTTCGCCGCGCTCAATCTCGTGGTCTGCCTTCCCCTTCATGCCTGGCTCTCCCGTGGCGTCAGTCAAACCAGGAGACGGACCGGAGAGGAGGCCGCAAAACGCGTCGAGCCGAGCCTTCCGCCGTCGGCGCGCAGGCCGGCCTTTATCCTGATGGTGACGGGCTTTGCTTTGGAAAGCTTTGTGAACTCGGCGCTTCTGGTTCACATGGTGCCTGTGATGTCGGCCCTCGGCCTCGGCGCCATGGCGGTGGTGGTCGGAACGCTCTTCGGCCCGTCACAGGTGCTGAGCCGCCTCATCAACATGGTCTTTGGCGAAAGCTTGTCGCAAGTGATGCTGGCGATCATCTGCGCTATCCTGCTGCCGACAGCCCTTGTCATCCTCATCGCCACGGCACCCTCGGTGCCCGGCGCGCTGGTCTTTGCCGTCGTCTTCGGTCTCGGCTCGGGCCTTAACAGCATCGTCTACGGAACCTTGCCGCTCGCGCTCTTCGGAAGCGATGGTTACGGCCGGCGGCAAGGACAAATCATGTCGGTCCGTCTCGTCGTCTCCTCGATGGCGCCGTTCGCGCTTGCCTTCCTGATGGGCAATCTCGGCGTATCGTGGTCGCTGTCGATCGCTGCATTGCTCAGCACCGTCGCCGTTGCCGCGTTCTTCGCCATCATGCGGCTGACGCGCCCGGTTGCCCGGCTGGAAACTGTTCCCAATCCCCGAGAGGCTTGA
- a CDS encoding mechanosensitive ion channel family protein: MRLRPILLRTILLLTLAVAGAHFKGAAAFAQEPQAPAAAQAPLADSPLDQATKEIDKAKVQLTALQDGVKQNADNDDALVGLATKADELSRAVITISVNLRPRFDQIKNRLAEIGDPPKDGQPPEAEIVTQERNALAAERAQINALTGDAENLSITVTKLVNEITEMRRRLFADTLLRRTEISVSVLDDAARAFVHEAREFSQALSSWAAFVWKFKRFPMFAAIFLSLASALILLSGSYRLFGSYLRRDEAVENPSYIGRLSIAFWSTLIRTLALSVLLVTSFFFLNSFNVLRPDIAPVIGALFGAIGLVYFVGRFVNAIFAPNEPHWRLVRLSNRGARSIGYCLLAMAIVNALDYLFGTISEAMGSPLVLTVVRSLIAALIIGLILIAASFGKPMLAKNGDPDAPGRHWPRGMAIILRVIGAGLILTALTGYVGLARFVATQLIITGAVVVTMYVGLLSGKAISRQESFGDTFFARFLTRRFKLGPVAIDQAGLVVGLAIYAVALLVGIPLILLLWGFHVQDLQILAYRLFTEVRLGGISISLLGICTGILLFAGVYLLTRWLQRWLDGNVMARSHVDLGVRNSVKTGIGYLGVGIAAIIGVSAAGIDLSSFALVASALSVGIGFGLQNIVSNFVSGLILLVERPFKVGDHVVSGTAEGIVKRISVRATEIETFRKQSIIVPNSELINGLVGNWTHRNKIGRSEIPVSVAYNADPQQVMDILLELTAKIPLVMRNPEPHVEFLRFGPYSLDFELRFFLADMGDGMAVRNNLRIEILKRFKAEGIEIPLPQTDLTIHREARPALADAGRDQANEQENSADTPMEEEEQPVRQLRSKTADGIRKG, from the coding sequence TTGCGGCTGAGACCGATCCTGCTTCGCACCATTCTTCTGCTGACGCTGGCGGTCGCCGGCGCGCATTTCAAGGGTGCTGCTGCTTTCGCGCAGGAGCCGCAGGCACCGGCGGCCGCGCAGGCGCCGCTTGCCGATAGCCCGCTCGACCAGGCGACGAAGGAGATCGACAAGGCGAAGGTCCAACTGACGGCGCTTCAGGACGGCGTCAAGCAGAATGCCGACAATGACGATGCCCTCGTCGGGCTTGCGACCAAGGCCGACGAGCTCAGCCGCGCCGTCATCACCATATCGGTCAATCTCAGGCCGCGTTTCGACCAGATCAAGAACCGGCTTGCCGAGATCGGCGATCCGCCGAAGGATGGGCAGCCGCCGGAAGCCGAGATCGTCACCCAGGAGCGCAACGCGCTCGCTGCCGAACGCGCGCAGATCAACGCGCTGACGGGCGACGCCGAAAACCTGTCGATCACGGTGACGAAGCTCGTCAACGAGATCACCGAGATGCGGCGGCGGCTGTTTGCCGATACGCTGCTCAGGCGCACCGAGATTTCAGTCTCGGTGCTCGACGATGCCGCCAGAGCCTTCGTGCATGAGGCCCGCGAATTCTCGCAGGCCCTGTCGAGCTGGGCCGCTTTCGTCTGGAAATTCAAGCGTTTCCCGATGTTTGCCGCGATCTTCCTGTCGCTCGCCTCGGCGCTGATCCTGCTCTCCGGCAGTTACCGGCTGTTCGGCTCCTACCTGCGCCGCGACGAGGCTGTCGAGAACCCGTCCTATATCGGCCGGCTATCGATCGCCTTCTGGTCGACACTGATCCGCACGCTGGCGCTCTCGGTGCTGCTCGTCACCTCATTCTTCTTCCTCAATAGTTTCAACGTCCTGCGGCCCGACATCGCACCTGTCATCGGTGCGCTGTTCGGGGCGATCGGGCTCGTCTATTTCGTCGGCCGCTTCGTCAACGCCATCTTCGCGCCGAACGAACCGCATTGGCGGCTCGTTCGGCTTTCCAACCGCGGCGCGCGCTCGATCGGCTATTGCCTGCTGGCGATGGCGATCGTCAACGCGCTCGATTATCTGTTCGGTACGATCAGCGAGGCGATGGGCTCGCCGCTGGTGCTGACCGTGGTCAGGAGCCTGATCGCGGCGCTGATCATCGGCCTGATCCTGATCGCGGCGTCCTTCGGCAAGCCGATGCTGGCGAAGAACGGCGATCCCGATGCACCGGGAAGGCATTGGCCGCGCGGCATGGCGATCATCTTGCGGGTCATCGGCGCCGGTCTCATCCTCACCGCCCTGACGGGGTATGTCGGGCTCGCGCGCTTCGTCGCCACGCAGCTCATCATCACCGGCGCGGTCGTCGTCACTATGTATGTCGGCCTGCTCTCCGGCAAGGCGATATCCAGGCAGGAAAGCTTCGGCGATACTTTCTTCGCGCGCTTCCTGACACGCCGCTTCAAGCTCGGGCCGGTGGCGATCGACCAGGCCGGCCTGGTCGTCGGCCTTGCCATCTACGCGGTGGCGCTTCTCGTCGGCATCCCGTTGATCCTGCTGCTCTGGGGCTTCCATGTGCAGGACCTGCAGATTCTTGCCTATAGGCTGTTTACCGAGGTCAGGCTCGGCGGTATCAGTATCTCGCTGCTCGGCATCTGCACCGGTATTCTCTTGTTTGCCGGCGTCTACCTGCTGACGCGCTGGCTGCAGCGCTGGCTCGACGGCAATGTGATGGCCAGAAGCCATGTCGATCTTGGCGTGCGCAATTCGGTCAAGACCGGCATCGGTTATCTCGGCGTCGGCATAGCGGCGATCATCGGCGTCTCGGCGGCCGGGATCGATCTTTCGAGCTTCGCGCTCGTTGCCTCCGCACTTTCGGTCGGTATCGGTTTCGGCCTGCAGAACATCGTCTCCAACTTCGTCTCCGGCCTGATCCTGCTCGTCGAACGGCCGTTCAAGGTCGGCGACCATGTCGTATCAGGCACGGCCGAAGGCATCGTCAAACGCATCTCGGTGCGCGCCACGGAGATCGAGACCTTCCGCAAGCAGTCGATCATCGTGCCGAATTCGGAATTGATCAACGGCCTCGTCGGTAACTGGACACACCGCAACAAGATCGGTCGCTCGGAAATTCCGGTTTCCGTCGCCTACAACGCGGATCCGCAACAGGTGATGGATATCCTGCTGGAACTGACGGCCAAGATACCGCTCGTCATGCGCAATCCGGAGCCGCATGTCGAATTCCTGCGCTTCGGGCCTTATTCGCTGGATTTCGAGCTGCGTTTCTTCCTCGCCGACATGGGTGACGGCATGGCGGTGCGCAACAATCTCAGGATCGAGATCCTTAAGCGCTTCAAGGCCGAGGGCATCGAGATCCCGCTGCCACAGACCGATCTTACCATCCATCGAGAGGCTCGTCCCGCGCTTGCCGATGCGGGCAGGGATCAAGCCAATGAGCAGGAAAACTCTGCGGACACGCCCATGGAGGAGGAAGAGCAGCCGGTGCGGCAATTGCGCAGCAAGACGGCAGACGGTATTCGGAAAGGCTGA
- a CDS encoding DUF924 family protein, with amino-acid sequence MATIRTPKEVYDFWFVRCGRELWFRSTPELDVEIREGFRDTHLALAAGVGDEWRADAESRLAAVIVLDQFPRNIYRGTALAVATDGLALREAQLALAAGADRAVEAACRTFFYMPFEHAENLDEQEHSVALFTALGDDEYLDYAIRHRDVIAAFGRFPHRNAMLGRESTAEECDYLSRPDAGF; translated from the coding sequence ATGGCGACGATCCGCACACCGAAGGAAGTGTATGATTTCTGGTTCGTGAGATGCGGCCGGGAGCTGTGGTTCCGCTCGACGCCGGAACTCGACGTGGAGATCCGCGAAGGCTTCCGTGATACTCATCTGGCACTTGCCGCAGGCGTCGGCGACGAATGGCGGGCGGATGCGGAGAGCCGGCTGGCGGCTGTGATCGTGCTCGACCAGTTTCCCCGCAATATCTATCGCGGCACGGCGCTTGCCGTTGCGACCGACGGGCTGGCGTTGAGAGAAGCCCAGCTCGCGCTGGCCGCCGGCGCCGACCGGGCGGTCGAAGCCGCATGCCGCACCTTTTTCTACATGCCCTTCGAACATGCCGAGAATCTCGACGAACAGGAACATTCGGTGGCGCTGTTCACCGCGCTTGGCGACGATGAATACCTCGATTACGCGATCCGCCATCGCGACGTGATCGCTGCCTTTGGCCGCTTTCCGCACCGCAATGCCATGCTCGGACGCGAGTCGACTGCTGAGGAATGCGACTATCTCTCCCGGCCCGATGCCGGTTTCTGA
- a CDS encoding sensor histidine kinase, whose protein sequence is MSNASGDADALIHILYIDDDEGLALLMQKNLRRRGFSVEWAESGAAGLARLGEGGIDAIVLDHLVADETGLDILPSITAIPDHPPVIYATGSDDTSIAVAALKAGADDYMLKGISADYFDLLAAALEQALERARFRRETAQAQEVIRQQRDLAEMLLAEVNHRIANSLGLVGALIRMQSSMTTDQVAIDALHETQMRINAIASVHRRLYTNRQVGSVQVDEYLNSLLTELETSMRDDKRPHRIVLTAQPVNLATDKVITLGLIVSELVTNAFKYAYPDNVPGEIRVIVDQTDGALRVVVEDDGAGFDPSSPARGTGLGTRILTAMAASLKSDFAYDPGHDGTKATLVFSLHEGT, encoded by the coding sequence ATGAGCAATGCTAGCGGCGACGCGGACGCCCTGATCCACATCCTCTATATTGACGACGACGAGGGGCTTGCCCTCCTGATGCAAAAAAACCTGCGCCGGCGCGGCTTTTCGGTCGAGTGGGCCGAGAGCGGCGCCGCTGGTCTTGCGAGACTGGGCGAGGGCGGTATCGACGCCATCGTGCTCGATCATCTCGTGGCTGACGAAACCGGCCTCGACATTTTGCCCAGCATCACGGCGATACCGGATCACCCACCGGTCATCTATGCGACGGGTTCGGACGATACCAGCATCGCAGTCGCGGCGCTGAAGGCCGGCGCCGATGATTACATGCTGAAGGGCATCTCAGCCGATTATTTCGACCTGCTCGCCGCCGCCCTCGAACAGGCGCTGGAGCGGGCACGTTTTCGCCGCGAGACGGCGCAGGCGCAGGAGGTGATCCGCCAGCAGCGCGACCTTGCCGAAATGCTGCTTGCCGAAGTCAATCACCGTATCGCCAACAGCCTCGGCCTCGTCGGCGCGTTGATCCGCATGCAATCCTCGATGACCACGGACCAGGTCGCGATCGATGCGCTGCACGAAACGCAGATGCGCATCAACGCCATCGCCAGCGTGCACCGCCGGCTCTATACCAACCGGCAGGTCGGCTCGGTACAGGTTGACGAATATCTGAACAGCCTGCTCACCGAACTCGAAACCTCGATGCGCGACGACAAGCGGCCGCACCGCATCGTGCTCACCGCGCAGCCGGTCAATCTGGCGACCGACAAGGTGATCACGCTTGGGCTGATCGTCAGCGAGCTCGTCACCAATGCCTTCAAATATGCCTATCCGGACAACGTGCCGGGTGAGATCCGCGTCATCGTCGATCAGACGGATGGGGCATTGCGCGTCGTTGTCGAGGATGACGGCGCCGGTTTCGACCCGTCGAGCCCGGCCAGGGGAACCGGCCTTGGTACACGCATTCTGACGGCCATGGCCGCCAGCCTGAAATCGGATTTCGCCTATGACCCCGGCCACGACGGAACCAAGGCGACCCTGGTGTTTTCGTTGCATGAGGGGACATAG
- a CDS encoding MFS transporter — translation MTTAETSENGQEAAGGRQAKIVALVVAVSFFMQILDGTIVTTSLPQMAASFGVQPVSMSIGITVYMLTMAAFIPLSGWLGDRFGARRIFLMSIAVFTGASLFCGLSGSLAEFVLWRAVQGAGSALMTPVGRIIVLRNARKSELVQAIALITWPALTAPVIGPVLGGFITTYASWHWNFLINIPIGILGIALVLRFVPEQRETNPGRLDLVGFVLSAAGLTFLLAALELSVKWDGGFLPIISMLAAGIVLSVMATRHFLAVDNPLLDLSAFRIQTFSMSTLSAGTACRMAINATPFLLPLLFQLGFGLSSIAAGTYLLVYFLGNFSMKAVTTPLLRFFGFRTVLGVNGLIAALSIVGCGFLSPQTPPFFIHVLLFLAGLSRSMEFTALNTLAFADIGPAQRSSASTLSSMLQQVSMLLGVAVAAAVLNIASAFRGADNPVLADFRWAFVVVGAIGVVSSLRFLQLPAEAGAEVSGHRKFQKN, via the coding sequence ATGACCACGGCAGAGACGAGCGAGAATGGGCAAGAGGCCGCAGGCGGCCGCCAGGCGAAGATCGTGGCGCTGGTCGTTGCCGTTTCCTTCTTCATGCAGATCCTCGACGGCACGATCGTCACCACCTCGCTGCCGCAGATGGCGGCAAGCTTCGGCGTGCAGCCGGTGTCGATGAGCATCGGTATCACCGTCTACATGCTGACGATGGCCGCCTTCATTCCGCTGTCGGGCTGGCTCGGCGATCGGTTCGGCGCGCGCCGCATCTTCCTGATGTCGATCGCCGTCTTCACCGGCGCCTCGCTGTTTTGCGGGCTGTCCGGCAGCCTTGCCGAATTCGTGCTGTGGCGCGCCGTCCAGGGGGCGGGCAGCGCACTGATGACGCCGGTCGGGCGCATCATCGTGCTCAGGAATGCCCGCAAGTCGGAACTCGTCCAGGCGATCGCGCTGATCACCTGGCCGGCGCTGACGGCGCCGGTGATCGGCCCGGTGCTCGGCGGCTTCATCACCACCTATGCCAGCTGGCACTGGAACTTCCTCATCAATATCCCGATCGGCATTCTGGGCATCGCGCTGGTGCTGCGCTTCGTGCCGGAGCAGCGCGAGACCAATCCCGGCAGGCTGGATCTTGTGGGCTTTGTGCTGAGCGCCGCCGGGCTGACCTTCCTGCTCGCCGCCCTCGAACTCTCGGTCAAATGGGACGGCGGGTTTTTGCCCATCATATCAATGCTGGCGGCGGGCATCGTGCTGTCAGTCATGGCGACGCGGCATTTCCTCGCCGTCGACAATCCGCTGCTCGATCTTTCAGCCTTCCGCATCCAGACATTCTCGATGTCGACGCTGTCGGCGGGCACGGCCTGCCGGATGGCGATCAATGCGACGCCGTTCCTGCTGCCTCTGCTGTTCCAGCTCGGCTTCGGCCTGAGCTCGATTGCCGCCGGCACCTATCTGCTCGTTTATTTTCTCGGCAATTTCAGCATGAAGGCGGTGACGACGCCGCTGCTGCGCTTTTTCGGCTTTCGCACCGTGCTTGGGGTCAACGGGCTGATCGCAGCGCTTTCGATCGTCGGCTGCGGTTTCCTCTCGCCGCAGACGCCGCCGTTTTTCATCCACGTGCTGCTTTTCCTCGCCGGCCTGTCGCGGTCGATGGAATTTACCGCGCTAAACACACTCGCCTTCGCAGATATCGGCCCGGCGCAGCGAAGCTCGGCCTCGACGCTGTCGAGCATGCTGCAGCAGGTATCGATGCTGCTCGGCGTGGCAGTGGCAGCGGCCGTGCTCAACATCGCCTCGGCTTTTAGGGGCGCCGACAATCCCGTCCTTGCCGATTTCCGCTGGGCTTTCGTCGTGGTCGGCGCGATCGGGGTCGTCTCGTCGCTGCGCTTCCTGCAATTGCCGGCAGAGGCAGGGGCCGAAGTATCCGGCCACCGGAAATTCCAGAAAAATTAG
- a CDS encoding ABC transporter substrate-binding protein: MQKTSKALFGLATAFVMSSALPNLAKADELTLCWAAWDPANALVELSKDFTAKTGTQMKFEFVPWTNYADRFLNELNSHGKLCDLIIGDSQWIGGSAENGHYVKLNDFFDKEGIKMDDFVPATVVGYSEWPKNTPNYWALPAMGDVVGWTYRKDWFEKPELQKEFKAKYGRDLAAPKTYDELKQIAEFFQKRQIDGKPVYGASIYTERGSEGITMGVTNVLYDWGFQYENPKKPYDMEGFVNSADAVKGLEFYKSLYDCCTPPGSSNVYMVESADAFKSGQVAMQMNFAFTWPGLYKDEKVGGERIGFFPNPAEKAHFAQLGGQGISVVSYSDKRDAALQYIKWFAQPDVQAKWWELGGFSCLNSVVSAPGFAKSQPYAQAFLDSMAIVKDFWAEPSYASLLQAMQKRVHNYVVAGNGTAKEALDGLVKDWSDVFKDDGKI, from the coding sequence ATGCAGAAAACATCGAAAGCCCTTTTTGGGCTGGCCACGGCATTCGTCATGTCGTCGGCATTGCCCAATCTCGCCAAAGCCGATGAACTGACGCTGTGCTGGGCCGCATGGGACCCCGCCAATGCGCTGGTCGAGCTGTCGAAGGATTTCACCGCCAAGACCGGCACACAGATGAAGTTCGAATTCGTTCCCTGGACGAATTATGCCGACCGCTTCCTCAACGAGCTGAATTCGCACGGCAAGCTCTGCGATCTCATCATCGGCGACAGCCAGTGGATCGGCGGCTCGGCCGAGAATGGCCACTACGTCAAGCTCAACGACTTCTTCGACAAGGAAGGCATCAAGATGGATGACTTCGTGCCGGCGACCGTCGTCGGCTACTCGGAATGGCCGAAGAACACCCCGAACTACTGGGCGCTGCCTGCGATGGGCGACGTCGTCGGCTGGACCTATCGCAAGGACTGGTTCGAGAAGCCGGAACTGCAGAAGGAATTCAAGGCGAAATACGGCCGGGATCTCGCAGCCCCGAAGACCTACGACGAGCTGAAGCAGATCGCCGAGTTCTTCCAGAAGCGTCAGATCGACGGCAAGCCCGTCTACGGCGCCTCGATCTATACCGAGCGCGGCTCCGAAGGCATCACCATGGGCGTCACCAACGTGCTCTACGACTGGGGATTCCAGTACGAGAACCCGAAAAAGCCCTATGACATGGAGGGCTTCGTCAATTCGGCCGACGCGGTCAAGGGCCTCGAATTCTACAAATCCCTCTATGATTGCTGCACGCCGCCCGGGAGCTCAAACGTCTACATGGTTGAATCCGCCGACGCCTTCAAATCCGGCCAGGTCGCCATGCAGATGAATTTCGCCTTCACCTGGCCCGGCCTCTACAAGGACGAGAAGGTCGGCGGCGAGAGGATCGGCTTCTTCCCCAATCCGGCTGAAAAGGCCCATTTCGCCCAGCTCGGCGGCCAGGGCATCTCGGTAGTCTCCTATTCCGACAAGCGCGACGCCGCTCTGCAATACATCAAGTGGTTCGCACAGCCTGACGTGCAGGCCAAATGGTGGGAACTCGGCGGCTTTTCATGCCTGAATTCCGTCGTCAGCGCGCCGGGCTTTGCCAAGAGCCAGCCCTATGCCCAGGCCTTCCTGGACTCGATGGCAATCGTCAAGGACTTCTGGGCCGAGCCGAGCTACGCCTCGCTGCTGCAGGCCATGCAGAAGCGCGTCCATAACTACGTGGTCGCCGGCAACGGCACCGCCAAGGAAGCGCTCGACGGTCTGGTGAAAGACTGGAGCGACGTCTTCAAGGACGACGGCAAGATCTAA
- a CDS encoding carbohydrate ABC transporter permease, which yields MTISHSSIVEKAADATARATPSSVARRVRGLSDRAIAWLFIAPAITLLLAINIFPLLWAVYLSFTNYRANRPNAPVLGVGFGNYQRVLNDPDIWQAMQTTAHFVFWTIVLQTVIGFTLAYLIDRKFRGHAFWTTIILIPMMLSPAVVGNFWRFLYEPQIGLFAYAVSLVTGIPTSDIQMLGNVTLAPWAIIIVDTWMWTPYVMLICLAGLRSIPDYIYEAAEVDRASPWRQFWSITVPMALPFIMLAVLFRGIENFKMFDMVTLLTGGGPGSVTEVASITLKRAAFESWATGRASAFAIILFVAVFGLANIYVKALNKVKQR from the coding sequence TTGACTATTTCCCATTCTTCCATTGTCGAGAAGGCAGCCGACGCGACTGCAAGGGCAACGCCCTCCTCGGTCGCCCGGCGCGTCCGCGGCCTCTCCGACAGGGCGATCGCCTGGCTGTTCATTGCGCCTGCCATCACGCTGCTCTTGGCGATCAACATCTTCCCGCTGCTTTGGGCGGTCTATCTCTCCTTCACCAATTACCGCGCCAACCGGCCGAATGCCCCGGTCCTGGGTGTCGGCTTCGGAAATTACCAGCGCGTCCTCAACGATCCCGATATCTGGCAGGCGATGCAGACCACCGCGCATTTCGTTTTCTGGACGATCGTGCTGCAGACGGTGATCGGCTTCACGCTCGCCTATCTGATCGACCGCAAGTTTCGCGGTCATGCTTTCTGGACGACGATCATCCTGATCCCGATGATGCTGTCGCCCGCCGTCGTCGGCAATTTCTGGCGTTTCCTCTACGAGCCTCAGATCGGCCTCTTCGCCTATGCCGTGTCGCTGGTCACAGGCATTCCGACATCGGATATCCAGATGCTCGGCAACGTGACACTGGCGCCTTGGGCGATCATCATCGTCGATACCTGGATGTGGACGCCCTATGTGATGCTGATCTGCCTCGCCGGCCTGCGCTCGATCCCCGACTATATCTATGAGGCGGCCGAGGTCGACCGTGCCTCGCCCTGGCGCCAGTTCTGGTCGATCACCGTGCCGATGGCGCTGCCCTTCATCATGCTCGCGGTGCTCTTCCGCGGCATCGAGAATTTCAAGATGTTCGACATGGTGACGCTGCTGACCGGCGGCGGGCCGGGTTCGGTCACCGAGGTCGCCTCGATCACGCTGAAACGTGCCGCCTTTGAAAGCTGGGCGACCGGCCGGGCCTCGGCCTTCGCCATCATCCTGTTCGTCGCGGTGTTCGGCCTCGCCAACATCTACGTCAAGGCCCTGAACAAGGTGAAGCAACGATGA